The genomic interval GTAGTTTTTGTACATTTGTCGATTAATGAAAGCTTAGAATTTGcctttcagaaaaaaaaattttttctcCTGCCATGTTTTGTCTCTGTTAtgcttttccttctttttcttttttagtcCTTTAAGCAGTAAGTATATTGGGCTGAAGCTTCTGTCTATTTGTGAACATTTTCAAAGCCAGCTAAAAGTTTAAGATTAGGGGTCTGCCAGTGCCAAAATATGAGCCTGTTTAGGTTGGTTTAACGagaaaatacttaaaatgaaaattatggtGAATATGGAACCATATTCAAGAGAAGTTGTTCTTGGAGATTCAAGGGGTCATGGGAAATGGAGAGAAGTTGGAAAAGATGCCATATCTTAAAGCAGTGGTCCTAGAATTTTAGCTTGTATGTGTGGCATATGTATGTACTGGATATTGCATTCTGGTATGCTTCACATGCAGGATATGTTCTTCTGGTGTGTGGATATACAAGGTTATCTACGATGGGGCTGTTTCTGGAAATTGCTCATAGGCAGGGCATGCTTATTTCTGATGTTTGCATAGTTTGGATTGTTATGTGGAAGGGGTCATGTTCTGATAAACTTGTGATGTTATCAGTTACCAGCAGGATATATTTGAGTTGTAACGTGTTATTGGAAGGGTGTGATGTAATCTGTGCAATGGCTTTAAGCCAAGATGCATGTCCCTTCGATATGAAATGAATTGGCAtatcaaaaaaaagaaatggtgAATATGGAACCAACCGTAGAGCCTGAGTGAGCGCAGCGGCTTTGGCGAAATCATTGTTCTCTCGTGCTTTTAGGATTTGAAACATGATGCAAAGGCGGAGTCTGGTACAGGCACTCTGTTTCATAATGATCATCGTCTCGGCATGAAGATTTCTGCATTCAGATTCAACGGcttcaaatttttctttaacttttctttGCCCCTCTTTGATGCAAATCTGTTGCTCCCTAACCTCCTCCATCTCCACTTTTAACTGCATTAATTTGGTGACCA from Theobroma cacao cultivar B97-61/B2 chromosome 5, Criollo_cocoa_genome_V2, whole genome shotgun sequence carries:
- the LOC18599293 gene encoding uncharacterized protein LOC18599293, encoding MTLLVNVNKYYMKKRERVGCAKALRWVKFFTLSERRRRQSSRRRVWKRRFVNKRMVTKLMQLKVEMEEVREQQICIKEGQRKVKEKFEAVESECRNLHAETMIIMKQSACTRLRLCIMFQILKARENNDFAKAAALTQALRELIAQQNQN